ATAGATATGGACCGGTATTCCCAAAATTATGACACGAATATAAGCTcttcaaaatgtaaacaaaaaaaatatataattacaCATTTTTCCACGATGCATAGAACCATGGAAACCATTACagtagaaacttgaagttaatGTGAACATCACTAACAGATTTATATTGCACCTGGCACCGGAAATCGCCTGGCAGGTTTCCATTCCTTTAACATACTATATATCTTACTGCTAAGAATTCCCTTCACTAGAgttgaaataattttgtaaaaaaaaaacaaatctagtCACAGTTTATTCCTTTAAGAATGCatcaaagtaaaaatattatttgcaaCACCCCGGGTCTGTTTCCGGTTTATGTTATTATAAACGAGTATCTCAAAGAAACTTCATGGCTTAAGTTACAGTATACCCGAAGTACCTAtggccaaattttcaaatattttgaacgcATTTTCTTGAGTACTGATATCATTTAAGAAAACCAGCAATAGTACGGTTAGAACAGTTTTCTTTTgatacggtttttttttgttttaaataaaatactgaACAACAGAAACTCGTAAAGTCAAACATTCTCTTTTACTTACTTTTCCTTATGGGCGACAGGCAAGCGTTCCAAGGGCTCCCAGACACCAGCTGATCGCGCGTGCCTCAACAACAGTCTtcgtaaaatattattttcacattctTTTCGATTCTTTTCGGATACCTCGAAACAAAAGGCCCTCGAGTACAATAGCTACTATTGAACAACTTTATTACCGGCTTTGGTACTGAAAATAAACTTCTTAAATTTCACTTCCACCTGAACTGCGGAAACTTTCTGTTTCAGTTGTTCGAGTGTTTCTTTTGAAAGTGGCTCCTGGAACCGCAGTTTTACTTTGGAAGTTGTTCCAAATGTGTCCGCTATGATGCCACGTTCACCAGTGCTAAGTCGTACGTCCAACCCTATAAATGCCTGCCGGTTGTTGCCGTCCTTCTTGAAGAGAGAGGTGGCGATCAGTTCTGACTCGTTCACCACTCGTTGTATTGAGCCGGTTTTAtgcttttctttgaaaactttCATGCTTGGCAGAAAACTAGTGCGGTAGTTTTTATCCGTAACTCCATAATCTAAATGACCATGGAAAGCTATGCGGCACATATTTGAGTGGATATCGGTGTCCAGTTTAGATCCAATAACGAGAGATGAAGGTACAGCTTGGATCGGCTTCTCGAATTCCAGTAGGACATAACTAGCAACGTTATGTTCGTCCTTAGAATTTGGATCCAGTTCTTCTGCGTACTCGTAAGGCGAGTTTATATCAAAGCTTTCTAGTGTGCTTTTAAACAAAAGAATTCGGGCCATCGTTGTTTCGTATCCACATGTAACATGATACTTTGAACCCGATCGAATCatgcttttaaaatattttattggatATAATCTCATTATCACTGCATGGACATCTTTCACAATGCCTGGCTTCGACAGGAGACCTCGCTCGAGTAACTTCGGATCGAACTGTGTAATGCATAAGCCTACGCGATCTCCCTGTTTAGCTACCTGTTGACTTTGTTTGAACATCTGAATCGATTTCACCTTTTTAACCTGTCTGATTTTCGGTATTTCTATATCTTCGTTCAAAGTCACCTGGCCCTGAAGAACAGTTCCTGTGCAAACTGTTCCATGACCTTTGATGCTGAAACAATGATCTACTGCAAATAAAAACGGTGCCTCCACGTACCTCTCTGGGATGGAAGTATGCTGTTGAAGAGCGTCCACCAGTTTGTCCATATGCAATCCTGCCAAAGCAGAAACTTCTACCACCGGTGAACCAGCAAAAACCGTTCCGGCCAAAGCCATCGTCAACCCTTTTTTGGCCTTTTCAATAAACTTCGGTTGTTTAATTTGATCGAGTGCGTCAATTTTATTCAACGTTACTATCATTTTCCTACAGGTTAGTTCCCCGATGACCAAACATTCTGCCGTTTGCGTCTGTATTCCTTTAGCAATATCTACGACCAGGATGATCATGTCAACAATTTGAGCTCCACCAATGATGGTTCGTATCAAACTGGCATGGCCTGGACAGTCTACGAAAGTATACTGCAGCTTGTCATGAGTCACCAATTGCGAACGAAGATGATCCGGTAAGTTCACCTGAGAATCAGTCATTTTGTTCCAGTATACCgaaagtaatttaaaattatttatttttaaaaaaatttaaaaattaaaaaaaaaaaacctccaacATACCTGTAATCCACTAAATCCCAGATCGAGTGTAATCCCGCGCTGCTGTGACTGGGGGTTCTTGTCGAATGCGGCAGTACTTGCAACGCCGCTCAACGCTTTGGCCAAGGTAGTTTTGCCGGAATCGACATGACCGACAATTCCTACGTTGATGTTCAACATCAGAAAAAATAGCAGTCAGAATCAAACATCCAAACCTCTGGTACTCTGTACATAAACGATTGAACAGCACTgactaaaatcaaacaaaagaatagttgattcatttttgttgtGTTGTGTTTATCATCTTTCTACAAACCATGATGGCTCTAGATATGGTGATCTCAgatgccaaatcgccattccgccatattgaaaaaagttttgacagccggctgtagtgtttacgaaaaaaggggtcaagggatgccaggtgttagtgataaaaaatcagatgggaaaaAAGTGTGTATATGTGCAGAAGCCAATCGTAAAGGAaagttaaaaagatttaaaaccgtactggggtttagtttattttattatatttaaattgagttttcggaaaaaagcaatgatatgagtatattcaatgaattaatttgtattctaaacactttttttcaataaaattacaatacagttcggtctatccgtatgttccgaaaaagaaaaactttttttgaccgttatgatagaaaggatcttaaagggtggaacaaacaactaaaaccctaaaccggatgttgttTGCTCCTTATATTCTTTTtaccttatccaaagagctattttgtttccctttaatcgaaaagtgttggatgaaaataaacgtAAATCGGTTTTGCTAAAGGAATGCTCTAAATTCtgctattgatcattttcatgtaaatgataaacgattttatgattcgaaatgctacccatcagatccggattactcgattggatcttctggagcagcgatggcaacagacgggggtcctcctgaagcagctttttcatctcgatgaagatcggatgttcctgcaggagggccagccgcttctcggacgatggaatgtaacgcctcgctatgttaccatccgattcgatgactttctgctgcttctagatagctcttgaaagaaaaaagtgttgaataagcataaatttgtcataagtaatgcaaaattaatgttactaaccgctaccgacaaagctggcaccgtcgtttataggtccaacttcttccagctttgcttaccagcccggagctcagccggaagattttgtttcgattctatgaattatatttgcaaaaatcaaggcgaaatctttgtctaagcaatatcttgatgattggcaaaacttcgtgttttacaaaaaatcagagcacctggcatcccagccagccagcagccagccgaacagccagctgtcaaatttcggctcctcctccgcctccaaccctcgtctactttttgccaaagagagaccaccatatctagagccaTCATGCTACAAACGACACACGGAAAAGaaacatgcaaaattttgaaaattttactcaaagCTTATTACacgctagaaactattaaaccatatatgtttcaaaaataaccatttttgacgttttcccgggaaatgtcattttatgagttctccatgagaacccataaaatgacttttcggggagaactagaaatatggttattttttaaccgtaaGGAAGATTAccgtagaaattgaaaaatggttattttttaaccgtaaGAGCTGTTTTGTGCGATTTGTAAAATTGATTACAATTATCGAAGGAATTTAGAAACAACAAGAGTCATctggaaaataattttatttcttgtacATTATGATAATACTTATAAACTATGACCCATTATAATAgtttgatagttttttaaataaattatgacTGGCATCTTGCTTTAAGCAAGCGCCAACAGCAGCCGAATCACCTGgtagcaaaattaaaattcctcACGAGCGCTACCGGGATGGATAAATTGAAACGAGCTCTGCGGAATGGTGAATACAATAATCACTAATCTGCTATCCTTAACGGGGTGAGGGTGGAGGAGGCGGGTCTTGCGAATAATCTTCGACTCGCTGGTGATGTTTGTCATACATTCCGGCCCGTTCCAGCTCCTTCCGGATGGTGTCAAACACAATTCCTTACTTCGATTAGCTGTGGCTGGTAACGATGGACCGGTGGGTGAATCCTCATCCTATTGAATGTTGTTGGTGTATCTGCCGTGCCTAAACCGGCGTCATCCAATCGGTATCCTGAAAAATTTTTTGCTTATGATCTTGAGATCGACGTATAATTGAAAGAAATCACTTATAAGTGGTATACCTTTCTCCATCTCCTACAAATCCGAAGTTTCCACCGAGAACCGATTTATATGGAAACTGGATGCTGTTccgcggaagaaaaaaaaattgcttaatgGGCGTCCGGCTGCAATTAccgctttcaaaatggcgatatcaaattattcaaccattttctggcttatactcgaaaactaccaaaatggttaaaattctttctaggaaaattgttgaaaaataaccatattggcggttttgaagtaaatatcataaaatggttatttaagaaccataaatggttatataaaaatgagcgtgtattgGCCCATGCAACAAAAAGTTTCCTATCCCCCGCTACTACTTCCGGTTGACTGACAGCAGCTGGTTGTCATTGTTCTGTCTGTTTTTCTTTCCGGTTGTCGACTTGTGGCAGTGAAGTCCTGTTTTATTAAgagtaataataatttttcataaattcggAGGCTATCTAcaacaattttgttcaatttcacTCCATAGCTGTTGCTGTGACAAGAAAAAACCTTCCCGAGAAGAAGTTGAAGAGAAATTGTTGATGCATCCTGTTACATTTTACTATGTTTACTGTGCGATTTCGACTAACTCCTCCATTCTCACTTCCAGCCAGCGTTTACAATGGCCAAGTCCAAGAATCACACCAATCACAAtcaaagtaagtttttttttctgagatatTCTGTCCCTTTGAGTAttcataacttttattttctcttaGACCAAAAGGCCCACAAAAATGGAATCAAGCGTCCCCGCCGTCAACGCAACGAATCGACCCGTGGTGTAAGTATGCATTCTCAATTAGCCTTTGCTCTGTGAAAGTTAAATTGTGTTTTGCCATCTTTTGTTTCAATGCTTAacagttttgtttcttttaatttatgtaAGGTAATATGGGAAGGTCCATCTTCTCTATTTTAAGCATTCAACGGCAAAGCTATGTAAagttaaaatagaaattttattaacaAGGTACTTTTGAAACcacaaatcatttttaaattgttcctGCCGTAaagtaattgatttaaaatttgaactacTTATTACGGAATAATTCAGAATGTCTTAGCAGATTTACAAGGTAAAAGTTCCGATATCCGCCTTCATCTTCTGTTCGCACGTACCTATGCCTGCGATTGAAACTGGTTTTAGAGTTTATTTTTAAGGGATTTacgcttgcttattttttgtaattattctAAATGCTTCATGTATTATGAATATTcgactttaaaaaaagaaaagaacatAAGATTATAaagtaaattcaaataaattaacagttgaatgttattgaatcaattgatgcatttttcttTGATATCTTTTGGCTAGTCAAAATATAATTTGTAATCATTTCCGCTATTTTTGGTTTGAGCTCTGCGCAACATATTAAtgtaaatgcaaattttattcatctactATGTGAACCCAGAcaccaaaatcataaaaaaaaacttaaaattctaCCTTTTTACAATCTCATCTCTTTCTCCCCAATAGATGTGCCAGAAATTCCTGCGCAACCTACGATTCTCGAAGAAGGGTAACTTGTCTCGGGAAGAATCCCTGAAGCGTGCTGAGGAGCGCAAGGCGAAATTCGCCGGTCAGCCAGCACCGGTTAAATTGTAAACGGTAGGCGCTACGTCCATTTATCTACATTTGATCCGTGATCAATATTATGGAAAAAGGAGGGAAAATCGTTTGTGAGAATGATAAATGCGTTCGATTTCCGAAAATATTCGGAAAAGtggaacaaacaataaacatgagttttaaaaaatgaacccCGGGTTATTGGAACATTTAGGTAAATTGAGAACAATCCTTTCAAGAAGTTTTACGTTAAAATAACTTATCAACAATGGAACCGATAAGtttattcgaaatatttttttttcaaaaatctgaacaACACTATTTTACAAACACCTATTTTTTCAATCGTCCAAAATCGTCTCTAGGAAATCATCCATTCGTCTGTTGGAAGCGGAACCAATATTGTTCTTCGACGGGTGTCTCGTCAATTTGCCAGCCTTCAGTCGGGCCGTGGTACTGCTGTTGCTAGCAGTTTTCAACGCTGCTCCTTTTTCTATCGCCATGTTAGTACTGGTTGTCGGTTTCGGTTTTGGTTCGGGGAATCCTTCGaagttttcctttttctctgATCCACCCAATCCGTTGAAAATCATGTTGTTCGGCATCGCACATAATTTCATATCCAATCGTGGTTTTCGAAGAATGGAGAACTTCTCACTCAGATCGTTTTGCGTTTTGGCAGTAGATTGAGTCCCTGTGCGATTGTCCTTTGGTTTGACGATCGCTGCACTAAGGCCAGCTCGTCGCAGCGGTGCCAATCCAATACTACTAGCCTTGATGTCAAGATAAGGCGAATCTGATTGCAATATGTTTCGAACTTTATCGGACTGAAACAAAGAaaatgatcttagttttgttttaaacttttcagGTTAGACTACAGTTATTGTCAAACGTATGTACGCTTAAAAAGATTATGTACTTTTGACAGTTAATTTTCcattcagaaaatttaaaaatcgtcaCCTTTCCTCTAGTTTTGATAGTGAGAATCAGCTCTCGTTGTGTATTAAACACCTTATAGCTAGTTCGCAGACCTGGTGTCTGCGACTAGTTGGTCAAAACCGTTAAAACTACACAAACACAAGAATTGACATCTACCAGTAAGTAGAAGAAGTATATTTTCACTGCAGATTTAGCGTATCAAAATGTTCAATGCAATGGTTTatgattaagttttcaaattcgaaAGCACTCAATTaaactttacttaaaaaaataatctcacCATAGGAGTACTCATGTCCATATCCAGTTCGATTCGTTTCCGCTTGACTGGCTGATCGGGGGTCGCTAGAACAATTGAATCCGACTCGCTATCGTTTGATGCGTTCAACACACGCCTTTCCAACTTTTTGATTTCCTGCTCGAGGCGATAATTTTCGCTTTCGGCGGTGGACAGTTTTTCCTCCAGCTGTTTTCGCCGGGTACGTTCATCGTGCAAATCGTTTTGGATGGACTTCATGCGGTCGCGCATTTCGTTCTTCTTGGAATCGCATCCTTTGAGTTCCCGCTTGAGGGATGCGACCAGAACAGCCAGAGTCCTAGAGTTATTTTCTTGGGTCAACATTTCTTCGACTTCCTTTGCCGTGGCTGATATCACGTGCTCAACAGTAGACATCAGATCCATTTTCGATTTCAGTTCCTTCAGCTCCGTCTGCAGTTTCTGCATGTGAGCCCGGTCGCCACGAAGCATGTCCACTTCCTGCTTGTAGGCTGTGATTGTAAAATCTTTGGATTTGACCATATCCTCAAGAGCAGTCAATgtctttttcatctttttacgCTCAACTTTATTAGCACTGTCTTTCTGTTCATAGTcgttaagctttttttccttttcgcgCATCAATAATGTCATATTGTCCAGTTTATGAAGAAGTGTAGCTGTGTCCTCCGGTGCATCGGCATTCGATGCTATGTTGAAATAAACTTTAATGAGGCTTTTTTCGTGGCATTTGTTGCGACACTGCGGACAGGATTTGGACCTAATGCAACGAAGGTTGATTAAAATAATAGCCTTTACTTGAACATAGATATTTTAACTGAACGGCACTTACCTTTGTAGCCATTGCAACAGACAAGTGTAATGAAAGGAATGTCCACATGGCGTCATGTGGATATCATCTGACGGCATGAACAAATCCGAACAAATTGCACAAGTTAAATTCATcgtattttaaattataaactacaattaaaaaatattttcatttaacgTTACTGATGTTTACAACGGACGGCGCATGCACGGGGACGgattatttataaataattgCAAACGACGACTCGCTGATCAGAGGTGCCAAGTGTCCTGAAAACTCAGGAATTGTGCTAATTTCAGAAAGACCGTCTTGATTTCTAaattgtcttgatttttgaaattggtCTTCCAGTACAGTTCTGACTTTCAAAGAAATATCTAAActgtaaataaatttatagttaAAAAGATTTCGAGCAAATCCGTAATGAAATAGTTAAACCGATAATGATGTTCGGTTTAAATGATATATCAACTGCAGGCCTCAATCCATTAATAAAGGCGTCTTCAATAAGTTCAATGCCTctatttcgccttaatttatgcaatttaagcagaatTTGTAGTgccctgaaaaatcctgattttatcTTCATGTTGACCTAATTTTTGACAAAcccacctggcatccctgtcGGAAAAACAGCTTCGTTCAAaaccaggggtgccaggtggtttcgacaaaaatcaggacatcgcGAAggtaaaaatcaggatttttcaggaccttCAGGACACTTCTGgattcttgaaaatattaaggatttctgcttaaattgcataaatataggcgcaatacaggtgctgtaaatgttttgatttatgcaacaacagtaagcagcttcttggctggcctgtagttcatatcgaaaaacaacatttaaatatcatcgctgaaccgaagattatcaTCTGTTGAATGGGTTTAtctatttcttttcatttacaaCTATGTTTATTAGGCCTTTTACTTTGacaaagtttaaatgtgccgagTGTGTCTATAAATTTAACACTTAACTATATAGGTTAGTAGGGGagggggccgtaatagtcgcggcgtcTCAacggttagaaaaatttactaagGAAGGGGAAAAGGGTAACAAAAGGGTCGTATTCGAAAACAGTTTCCATTGGGGTCCGGTGGTGGCCTTCTGTTGCTGTTGTTACGATTGCAACGAGGTTTGGCAGAGATATCCATTTTGCTGGCCAGCCTTACTTCCGGTATTGTCGAACCCGTTGGATGATAGG
This sequence is a window from Uranotaenia lowii strain MFRU-FL chromosome 3, ASM2978415v1, whole genome shotgun sequence. Protein-coding genes within it:
- the LOC129755236 gene encoding selenocysteine-specific elongation factor, translating into MLNINVGIVGHVDSGKTTLAKALSGVASTAAFDKNPQSQQRGITLDLGFSGLQVNLPDHLRSQLVTHDKLQYTFVDCPGHASLIRTIIGGAQIVDMIILVVDIAKGIQTQTAECLVIGELTCRKMIVTLNKIDALDQIKQPKFIEKAKKGLTMALAGTVFAGSPVVEVSALAGLHMDKLVDALQQHTSIPERYVEAPFLFAVDHCFSIKGHGTVCTGTVLQGQVTLNEDIEIPKIRQVKKVKSIQMFKQSQQVAKQGDRVGLCITQFDPKLLERGLLSKPGIVKDVHAVIMRLYPIKYFKSMIRSGSKYHVTCGYETTMARILLFKSTLESFDINSPYEYAEELDPNSKDEHNVASYVLLEFEKPIQAVPSSLVIGSKLDTDIHSNMCRIAFHGHLDYGVTDKNYRTSFLPSMKVFKEKHKTGSIQRVVNESELIATSLFKKDGNNRQAFIGLDVRLSTGERGIIADTFGTTSKVKLRFQEPLSKETLEQLKQKVSAVQVEVKFKKFIFSTKAGNKVVQ
- the LOC129752210 gene encoding 60S ribosomal protein L29, yielding MAKSKNHTNHNQNQKAHKNGIKRPRRQRNESTRGMCQKFLRNLRFSKKGNLSREESLKRAEERKAKFAGQPAPVKL
- the LOC129752208 gene encoding E3 ubiquitin-protein ligase TRAIP codes for the protein MNLTCAICSDLFMPSDDIHMTPCGHSFHYTCLLQWLQRSKSCPQCRNKCHEKSLIKVYFNIASNADAPEDTATLLHKLDNMTLLMREKEKKLNDYEQKDSANKVERKKMKKTLTALEDMVKSKDFTITAYKQEVDMLRGDRAHMQKLQTELKELKSKMDLMSTVEHVISATAKEVEEMLTQENNSRTLAVLVASLKRELKGCDSKKNEMRDRMKSIQNDLHDERTRRKQLEEKLSTAESENYRLEQEIKKLERRVLNASNDSESDSIVLATPDQPVKRKRIELDMDMSTPMSDKVRNILQSDSPYLDIKASSIGLAPLRRAGLSAAIVKPKDNRTGTQSTAKTQNDLSEKFSILRKPRLDMKLCAMPNNMIFNGLGGSEKKENFEGFPEPKPKPTTSTNMAIEKGAALKTASNSSTTARLKAGKLTRHPSKNNIGSASNRRMDDFLETILDD